In Kogia breviceps isolate mKogBre1 chromosome 7, mKogBre1 haplotype 1, whole genome shotgun sequence, a single window of DNA contains:
- the SYTL2 gene encoding synaptotagmin-like protein 2 isoform X7, translated as MSKSVPAFLQDESDDRETDTASEGSYQLSRHKKSPSSLTNLSSSSGMTSLSSVSGSVMSVYSGDFGNLEVKGNIQFAIDYVDSLKELHVFVAQCKDLAAADIKKQRSDPYVKTYLLPDKGKMGKKKTLVVKKTLNPVYNEILRYKIDRQILKTQKLNLSVWHRDTFKRNSFLGEVELDLETWDWDNKQNKQLKWYPLKRKTAPVAFEAENRGEMKLALQYVPEPMPGKKLPTTGEVHIWVKECLDLPLLRGSHLNSFVKCTILPDTSRKSRQKTRAVGKTTNPVFNHTMVYDGFRPEDLTEACVELTVWDHYKLTNQFLGGLRIGFGTGKSYGTEVDWMDSTSEEVALWEKMVNSPNTWIEATLPLRMLLIAKISK; from the exons ATGAGCAAGTCTGTTCCAGCATTTCTCCAAGATGAG AGTGATGACAGAGAAACAGATACAGCATCAGAAGGCAGTTACCAGCTCAGCAGACACAAGAAGAGCCCGAGCTCTTTAACCAATCTTAGCAGCTCCTCTGGCATGACGTCCTTGTCTTCT GTGAGCGGCAGTGTGATGAGTGTTTATAGTGGAGACTTTGGCAATCTGGAAGTGAAGGGAAATATTCAGTTTGCGATCGACTATGTGGACTCACTGAAGGAGTTGCATGTCTTTGTGGCCCAATGTAAAGACTTAGCAGCAGCAGATATTAAAAAACAGCGTTCGGACCC ATATGTAAAGACTTACCTGTTACCAGACAAGGGCAAAATGGGCAAGAAGAAAACGCTTGTAGTGAAGAAAACGTTGAATCCTGTGTATAATGAGATATTGCGG TATAAAATCGACAGGCAAATCTTAAAGACACAGAAACTGAACCTGTCTGTTTGGCATCGAGATACATTTAAGCGCAATAGTTTTCTGGGGGAAGTGGAACTTGATTTGGAAACTTGGGACTGGGATAACAAACAGAATAAACAATTGAAGTGGTACCCTCTAAAGCGGAAG ACAGCACCAGTTGCCTTTGAAGCAGAAAACAGAGGTGAAATGAAGTTAGCTCTCCAGTATGTCCCAGAGCCAATGCCTG GTAAAAAGCTTCCTACAACTGGAGAAGTGCACATCTGGGTGAAGGAATGCCTTGATCTACCACTGCTAAGGGGCAGCCATCTAAATTCTTTTGTTAAATG TACCATCCTTCCAGATACAAGTAGGAAAAGTCGCCAGAAGACGAGAGCTGTGGGGAAAACCACCAACCCTGTCTTCAACCACACCATGGTGTATGATGGGTTCAGGCCCGAGGACCTGACGGAAGCCTGTGTTGAGCTTACCGTCTGGGACCATTATAAATTAACCAACCAGTTTTTGGGAGGTCTTCGGATTGGCTTTGGAACAG ggAAAAGCTATGGTACTGAAGTGGATTGGATGGACTCTACTTCAGAAGAAGTTGCTCTCTGGGAAAAGATGGTAAATTCCCCCAACACTTGGATTGAAGCAACCTTGCCTCTTAGAATGCTGTTGATTGCCAAGATTTCCAAGTGA
- the SYTL2 gene encoding synaptotagmin-like protein 2 isoform X8: MSKSVPAFLQDEVSGSVMSVYSGDFGNLEVKGNIQFAIDYVDSLKELHVFVAQCKDLAAADIKKQRSDPYVKTYLLPDKGKMGKKKTLVVKKTLNPVYNEILRYKIDRQILKTQKLNLSVWHRDTFKRNSFLGEVELDLETWDWDNKQNKQLKWYPLKRKTAPVAFEAENRGEMKLALQYVPEPMPGKKLPTTGEVHIWVKECLDLPLLRGSHLNSFVKCTILPDTSRKSRQKTRAVGKTTNPVFNHTMVYDGFRPEDLTEACVELTVWDHYKLTNQFLGGLRIGFGTGKSYGTEVDWMDSTSEEVALWEKMVNSPNTWIEATLPLRMLLIAKISK, from the exons ATGAGCAAGTCTGTTCCAGCATTTCTCCAAGATGAG GTGAGCGGCAGTGTGATGAGTGTTTATAGTGGAGACTTTGGCAATCTGGAAGTGAAGGGAAATATTCAGTTTGCGATCGACTATGTGGACTCACTGAAGGAGTTGCATGTCTTTGTGGCCCAATGTAAAGACTTAGCAGCAGCAGATATTAAAAAACAGCGTTCGGACCC ATATGTAAAGACTTACCTGTTACCAGACAAGGGCAAAATGGGCAAGAAGAAAACGCTTGTAGTGAAGAAAACGTTGAATCCTGTGTATAATGAGATATTGCGG TATAAAATCGACAGGCAAATCTTAAAGACACAGAAACTGAACCTGTCTGTTTGGCATCGAGATACATTTAAGCGCAATAGTTTTCTGGGGGAAGTGGAACTTGATTTGGAAACTTGGGACTGGGATAACAAACAGAATAAACAATTGAAGTGGTACCCTCTAAAGCGGAAG ACAGCACCAGTTGCCTTTGAAGCAGAAAACAGAGGTGAAATGAAGTTAGCTCTCCAGTATGTCCCAGAGCCAATGCCTG GTAAAAAGCTTCCTACAACTGGAGAAGTGCACATCTGGGTGAAGGAATGCCTTGATCTACCACTGCTAAGGGGCAGCCATCTAAATTCTTTTGTTAAATG TACCATCCTTCCAGATACAAGTAGGAAAAGTCGCCAGAAGACGAGAGCTGTGGGGAAAACCACCAACCCTGTCTTCAACCACACCATGGTGTATGATGGGTTCAGGCCCGAGGACCTGACGGAAGCCTGTGTTGAGCTTACCGTCTGGGACCATTATAAATTAACCAACCAGTTTTTGGGAGGTCTTCGGATTGGCTTTGGAACAG ggAAAAGCTATGGTACTGAAGTGGATTGGATGGACTCTACTTCAGAAGAAGTTGCTCTCTGGGAAAAGATGGTAAATTCCCCCAACACTTGGATTGAAGCAACCTTGCCTCTTAGAATGCTGTTGATTGCCAAGATTTCCAAGTGA